One Drosophila santomea strain STO CAGO 1482 chromosome X, Prin_Dsan_1.1, whole genome shotgun sequence DNA segment encodes these proteins:
- the LOC120457400 gene encoding ubiquitin-conjugating enzyme E2 S yields the protein MSSQYSNVENLSPQTIRQVMRELQEMETTPPEGIKVLINESDVTDIQALIDGPAGTPYAAGVFRVKLTLNKDFPQTPPKAYFLTKIFHPNVAANGEICVNTLKKDWKPDLGIKHILLTIKCLLIVPNPESALNEEAGKMLLERYDDYSQRARMMTEIHAQPAKCGVGAPGDAKDDDGPSTKKHAGLDKKLQDKKKEKLLKEKKRMLKRL from the exons ATGAGTTCG CAATACTCGAATGTGGAGAACCTGTCGCCGCAGACGATAAGGCAGGTGATGAGGGAGCTGCAGGAGATGGAGACCACGCCACCGGAAGGCATCAAGGTGCTGATCAACGAAAGCGATGTGACGGATATTCAGGCTCTGATCGATGGACCTGCTGGCACTCCGTACGCCGCTGGAGTTTTCCGCGTGAAACTGACGCTCAACAAGGACTTCCCGCAGACGCCACCCAAAGCGTACTTCCTCACGAAGATCTTTCATCCGAATGTGGCCGCCAACGGGGAGATCTGTGTGAACACATTAAAAAAGGACTGGAAGCCGGATTTGGGCATCAAGCACATTCTGCTCACCATCAAATGCCTGCTGATTGTCCCGAATCCGGAATCGGCGCTGAACGAGGAGGCCGGCAAGATGCTGTTGGAACGCTACGATGACTACTCACAGAGGGCGCGCATGATGACAGAGATCCATGCCCAG CCTGCGAAATGCGGTGTTGGCGCTCCTGGCGATGCCAAAGATGATGATGGACCCTCGACGAAGAAGCACGCGGGCCTGGACAAGAAGCTGCAGGacaagaagaaggagaagTTGCTCAAGGAGAAAAAACGCATGCTGAAAAGATTATGA